In Marixanthomonas ophiurae, one genomic interval encodes:
- a CDS encoding DUF4249 domain-containing protein translates to MKKFLISIICFGIFASCEEVVDIDLNEGKPKLVIDAEITKNIQNDSSVARVKLSTTIPFFDNEINTVNNATVTITAENGTIYTIENTSDGLYEYQDFNPQSNTDYTLEVVYNDEVYSATEQLQTVVPLEFVEQRNDGGFDGESIELKAFFTDPANTENYYFFEGLSQRGDVYDVFDDEFFDGNSIFGFYVVDDLETGDEVAFYLHGANEQFYNFMFILLQQGSDSSGGPFETQPATVRGNLVNETNPDNFPLGYFRISETSILNYTVQ, encoded by the coding sequence ATGAAGAAATTTTTAATAAGTATTATTTGCTTCGGAATATTCGCTTCGTGTGAAGAAGTGGTCGATATAGATTTAAACGAAGGAAAACCGAAGCTAGTTATTGATGCTGAAATTACCAAAAACATCCAGAATGATTCTTCAGTTGCACGTGTTAAATTAAGTACGACCATTCCTTTTTTCGACAATGAAATTAATACTGTAAATAATGCAACGGTAACCATCACAGCTGAAAATGGAACTATTTATACTATTGAAAACACATCGGATGGGTTATATGAGTATCAAGATTTTAATCCGCAATCGAATACTGATTACACACTTGAAGTAGTTTATAATGATGAAGTCTATTCCGCTACTGAACAATTGCAAACGGTTGTTCCATTAGAATTTGTAGAACAACGAAACGATGGCGGTTTTGACGGAGAAAGCATTGAACTAAAAGCCTTCTTTACCGATCCTGCTAACACAGAAAATTATTACTTTTTTGAAGGTCTCTCTCAAAGAGGAGACGTGTATGATGTTTTTGATGATGAGTTTTTTGATGGGAATTCCATTTTCGGTTTCTATGTAGTTGACGATTTAGAAACTGGAGACGAAGTAGCTTTTTACTTACATGGGGCAAATGAGCAATTTTATAATTTTATGTTTATTCTACTGCAACAAGGAAGTGATAGTAGCGGCGGTCCATTTGAGACCCAACCGGCTACCGTTCGTGGTAATCTTGTAAATGAAACAAACCCTGATAATTTTCCGTTAGGTTATTTTCGCATTTCTGAAACATCTATTTTAAATTATACAGTGCAATAA
- the murQ gene encoding N-acetylmuramic acid 6-phosphate etherase, translated as MAFKKTTEADSHYDHLEKMSVSELLHNINKEDKTVPLAVEKALPEITLLSEIVSEKLKNGGRLFYIGAGTSGRLGIVDASECPPTFGVPHGMVIGLIAGGDKAIRDAVEFAEDSENQGWDDLKSYDISEKDIVIGIAASGTTPYVIGALKKCNETNIATGCITCNEGSPLATTAQFPVVVTVGPEFVTGSSRMKAGTAQKLVLNMISTAAMVQLGRVKGNKMVDMQLSNNKLVDRGTRMIMSELNISSEEALKLLQQHGNVRKAVNNYKN; from the coding sequence ATGGCTTTCAAAAAAACAACCGAAGCAGATTCTCATTACGATCATCTAGAAAAGATGAGTGTTTCTGAACTGCTACATAACATTAATAAAGAAGATAAAACCGTCCCCCTAGCTGTTGAGAAAGCACTTCCTGAGATCACCCTTCTTTCTGAAATAGTTTCAGAAAAATTAAAAAATGGAGGTCGCTTATTTTATATTGGTGCTGGTACTAGTGGCCGATTAGGAATAGTAGACGCTAGTGAATGCCCACCTACTTTTGGTGTGCCCCACGGAATGGTAATCGGCCTGATTGCCGGTGGTGATAAAGCCATTCGGGATGCAGTGGAGTTTGCCGAAGATTCCGAAAACCAAGGTTGGGACGATCTTAAAAGTTACGATATTTCAGAAAAAGATATCGTTATCGGTATTGCTGCTTCAGGGACTACCCCTTATGTAATTGGAGCTTTAAAAAAATGTAATGAAACTAATATTGCCACTGGTTGCATTACCTGTAATGAAGGAAGTCCGTTGGCTACTACAGCCCAATTTCCTGTTGTGGTGACCGTCGGCCCTGAGTTTGTAACAGGAAGTTCGAGAATGAAAGCTGGAACGGCTCAAAAATTAGTACTCAACATGATTTCCACCGCTGCGATGGTTCAATTAGGCCGTGTAAAGGGCAATAAAATGGTCGATATGCAATTGAGCAATAATAAATTAGTTGATCGCGGCACTAGAATGATTATGAGCGAATTGAATATTTCTTCAGAAGAAGCATTAAAACTACTACAACAACACGGAAATGTACGTAAGGCAGTAAACAATTACAAAAATTGA
- a CDS encoding DUF6095 family protein, with translation MKDTNQKYTNKQFLVKGLKRLAIALPLLVLTTYLFTFAFLNKETIPLYYLLPLAILGMAATIYLLFNGIKWMLKALFGENK, from the coding sequence TTGAAAGACACCAACCAAAAATATACCAACAAACAGTTTCTTGTTAAAGGCCTAAAACGATTGGCCATTGCGTTACCATTATTGGTCTTAACTACCTATCTTTTTACGTTTGCGTTTTTAAATAAAGAGACAATCCCATTATACTATCTTTTACCCCTCGCTATTCTTGGCATGGCCGCTACCATCTACCTTCTTTTTAACGGAATAAAGTGGATGCTTAAGGCTCTTTTCGGTGAAAATAAATAA